In one window of Arachis ipaensis cultivar K30076 chromosome B06, Araip1.1, whole genome shotgun sequence DNA:
- the LOC107605454 gene encoding ER membrane protein complex subunit 4, translated as MDKGKGVMGSNARRWAVDFSDNSTSPSSRDVPDPPGFSRASIDQDDSTLSRQKKDAESNWKSQKAWEVAQAPFKNLLMMGFMMWMAGSTVHLFSIGITFSALWQPISALQSVGKIFEPYKDSRVELLGPKLLFIALNLGGLALGVWKLNALGLLPTHTSDWVSSLPPAQEVEYSGGGLNLR; from the exons ATGGATAAAGGAAAGGGAGTCATGGGATCCAATGCTCGGAGATGGGCCGTTGACTTCTCCGACAATTCAACCTCTCCTTCCTCTCGCGACGTTCCTGATCCTCCCGGTTTCTCTCGTGCTTCCATCGATCag GACGATTCAACCCTCAGTCGCCAGAAGAAGGATGCTGAATCAAACTGGAAATCACAG AAAGCTTGGGAAGTAGCACAAGCCCCTTTCAAGAACTTGCTAATGATGGGGTTTATGATGTGGATGGCTGGAAGTACAGTGCACCTGTTCAGCATTGGTATCACCTTCTCAGCTCTTTGGCAGCCTATCAGTGCCTTGCAAAGCGTTGGCAAGA TTTTTGAGCCTTACAAAGACAGTAGAGTGGAGCTTCTTGGACCTAAGTTGTTATTCATAGCCCTTAATTTGGGTGGCTTGGCACTAGGTGTTTGGAAG CTCAATGCATTGGGGCTTCTTCCTACGCACACATCAGACTGGGTCTCATCCTTACCTCCTGCTCAG GAAGTGGAGTATTCAGGTGGGGGTCTTAATTTGCGTTGA
- the LOC107605455 gene encoding probable small nuclear ribonucleoprotein G has protein sequence MSRSGQPPDLKKYMDKKLQIKLNANRMIVGTLRGFDQFMNLVVDNTVEVNGNEKNEIGMVVIRGNSVVTVEALEPVNRG, from the exons ATGAGCAGATCAGGGCAGCCACCGGATTTGAAGAA GTACATGGACAAGAAGCTTCAGA TTAAGCTTAATGCAAACAGGATGATTGTTGGTACCCTCAGGGGTTTTGACCAGTTTATGAACTTAGTTGTTGACAACACTGTTGAAGTCAATggcaatgaaaagaatgaaataGGGATGGTG GTAATTAGAGGAAACAGTGTGGTTACTGTTGAAGCACTTGAACCTGTCAACAGGGGCTGA